The nucleotide window CTGCAGAAAATCGGAGAGTACGGACGACATGGCCGATTGCATCCGCTCGATGTCATTAATCAGCGCGGAAAGCAGCGTGCCGGTGGCGTGCTTCTGAAAGAAGGAGATCGAACGGCGCAGGATGACCTCGTAGAGGTCATCGCGCAGGTCCGTGATGATTCCGAAACCTGCATAGTTGGCCAGGTAGGTCCCGACGTAATCGCACAGGCCCTTGAGCAGCGTGGAAAAGACGAACGCAAATGCCACCACACTCCACGGATTGTGGAGATGCGAGGGCACCAGCTTCATGAGATAGTCCTGCAAATGAGCGCTGAAGGCAGAGAAGTTGCCCTGGCTGTGCTGCTCGCCGGGGCTCAACACGGTATCGAAGATCGGGCCAATCAGCAGTACGCGGAACGCGTCGAAGAAGCCGACGCCAGCTGCCAGCAACACGGAGGTGATCACCTGCAGCCAGTACCGCCGTGCATAGTAGAGGAGTCGCCCTACGCGCTTCATGCGCGCACCGGGAGAGTCGGCAGTTGCCGGTCTTGCTGGGCCATCGTTCTATTTTAGACGGTCTCTCCCCGGTGGAAGTTCAGTGCCGGCCTTCGAGCGATGCGGCGATGTTGGCCTCGTCCGCGTTGCAGTCCTTCACGCCCATCTGCGGAATGATCCACACCACGGTGACCACGGAATTCAACGCCAGGGAAATCCATGGACGATAGTAGGCCACGGCAATCGAAACGAGATAAAGCAGGAGGCTGAGACGGTGCTTCCAGAATTCGTTCCGGTCGCCGACGGTCAAGACTCCGATCCTCGCTTGCATTTTCAATATCGTCCAGCGCAGAACGTAGAAGGCAAAGCCCGCAAACAGCATCGCAATCTCGTAAAGCACGGTTGCAAATGAGCTGAACTGCTTGTCGTCCAGGTAGTCGACAAAATATGGGATCAGAGACAGGGCGAAGAGGAAGACCAGATTTGCCCAGAGCATGGGGTAATCGGCCTGCTCGGTGCGGCGCAGCAGCTCGTGATGGTTAATCCAGTAGATACCTACAGCCAGGAAGCTCAGCAGATAAATACCCAGCCGCGGTGCTACCGACCATAGGCCGGCAATGCCGTCCTGATGCGGAACGTGCAGCTCGAGCACCATGATGGTGATAATCACGGCGATCACACCATCGGAAAATGCCTCCAGCCGCGAGGTCTTCATCGCTGAATTCTCTGCCGTCACCCTGTCCTCCTAGCGTCTGAGCTTATCGCGCTCTGCTACGAAAGAAGAAGCCGGTCGGCCATTTCCTGCGTCTACTGATTCATAGGCATTTATTTTTCGGGGTTGCGCCTGCCCGCGACTGACGCCGCCCGATCCTTCTGTCGCCGGAATCCTTCCGGCCCGAACATGACCGGAGAGCCGATGAAGACATCGGAGCTGCTGCAGGCCTGGTCTCGTATCCTCACAGGCCGAGCCCCCTCGCTTTCGATTGAAATTACCAAGGAATGCCCGCTGCGCTGCCCAGGCTGCTATGCCTTCGACGACGATCACCTGGGCACAGGCACCAGCATCCGCTCCCTCGCCGACTACAAAGGCGAAGAACTCATTCAACGTGTCCTTGCCCTGGTCGATGAAAAGAAGCCGGTGCATCTCTCCATCGTGGGCGGCGACCCTCTGGTCCGCTATCGCGAGCTCGACTCGCTGCTGCCCCAGCTCGGTGCGCGCGGCATCCACGTGCAGCTCGTCACCAGCGCCTTCCGCGTCATCCCCAAAGAATGGATGGAGATTCCCGGGCTCTATGTGGTTGTCTCCATCGACGGCCTGCAGCCCGAGCATGATGCCCGCCGCAAGCCGGCTACCTACGAGCGCATTCTGAAGAGCATTGCCGACGCGCGGGTAACCATTCACTCGACCATCACGGCGCAGATCGCAGGCCGCCCCGGCTATCTCGAAAAGTTCCTGCGCTTCTGGAGCGCCCAGCCGCAGATTCAGCGGGTCTGGTTCAGCCTCTTTACCCCGCAGCGCGGCGCGACCGACCCCGAAATCCTCTCCCCCGCCCAGCGTGCCGAGGTCGCAGTCGAGCTCAAGCGCCTGCGCCGCCTCTTCCCGATCCTCGAAATGGGCGATCAGCTCATCGACGAGATCCATACCCCGCCTTCAAGCCCTGACCAGTGCATCTTCGCCCGCACCACCGAGACCATCTCCGCGGATCTCAAGACCCGGATCACCCCCTGCCAGTTCGGTGGCGACCCCGACTGCTCGCAGTGCGGCTGCATTGCTTCGATGGGCCTCGCGGCAGTCGGTCATCACGGACTGGTCAGCAGCCTCACCGTCGGTGATCTCTTCCTCGCCTCTGACCGGGTCGGCCAGGCCTGGAAAAGAGTGCAGGAATGGTTCCAACCCGCCCCCACAAATCAACCTGAGCTTTCTCCATTCAAAATCCTGTAAAGTATCGCCGGGGTTCCCCGGTGCACCATAAAGGAACGTACATGGAAGATCGCAGCGAAGCCTCCCACGATGCCGCTCTGCCCGGCTCGTTCTTCCCCGCCGAGTCCTCTGCTCGGTATGAAGCTACCGTGCGCCGGGATATCGTCCGTTTCGGACGCTGGCTTGCACGCCTCGGCTATACTCCCGGCACCTCGGGTAACCTTTCTGTCCGCATGCCTGGCGGAAACATCCTCGTCACGCCTACCGGGGTGAGCAAAGCGCTCCTGCGCTCCGCCGACATGGTCCTCGTCGATCCGGAAGGCCGTCATCTCGCCGGCAAGCGCAAGGCGACCAGCGAGCTCGGCATGCATCTCGCGGTCTACCATCTGCGGGAAGACGTCCGCGCCGTCGTCCATGCCCATCCGCCGCTGGCCACCGCCTTTGCCTGTACGGGCCGGGCACTCGACGAGATGCTCTGCCAGGAAGCGGCTATGGCTCTCGGACCAGTTCCCCTCGCGGTCTATGCCACGACCGGCACGGCCGAGGTCGCGGCCAGCCTCGAACCGCTCATCCCTGGTCACCAGGCGATTTTGATGGCCAACCATGGGGCAGTGAGCTACGGCACATCGGTCGCAGACGCCTTCTACAAGATGGAGACCGTCGAGCACCTCGCCCAAATCCGCCTCGCGGTTCACCAGCTTGGCACCCCGCAGCCGCTCACCCAGCGTCAGCTCGAGCAGCTCGTCTTCGCCCGTCACCGATATATGCAGAATGCGGGCTGAGGGCTACTGCAGCCGCAGAGCCCTCCCCGTCTGCTCCGTGATCTTCACATCGACCCTCGTAAAGCGCGGGAACTCCACTTCCCTCCCGCGCCGCAACCAGCGGCGGTAGACTGAGACAGCCGCGCCGTAAAATCCGATGCCCGCAGCCAAATTGCGCGAGGCCGAGGCCATCCCCACCACGCGGCCAATGAGCCCGATCCCGTTCGAGCCGACCGTCGCTCCGGCCAATTGATTTCCGTCTGAATCGAGCGGCCGGCTGGCCAGAAAAACCATGGCCAGCGGCACAATCACCCTGCTCGGAGCCTGAGGCTTCACTTGTCCCTCTCCATCTAATTGGAGGCTCCCTGACGCGGTTGTCTCCACGCCGGTCAGCGAACCGGTCACGGCCTTCCGCTCGCCCTCCGGCAGCCTCAGCTCCCGGAAATCGAAGCGCAGCACTCCCGCCCGTCCGAACGACTTCGCGGGGCGGGCGCGAGTCACCATACCGACCAGCACCGATCCCTGCGGCACCAGGGCCTTACCTCCTTCGGCCACAGGCTGCGTCAGTGTCGCCTCAAACGTGCTCCCCGCTTTTGCATCCTTGGAACTCAGAGCCCGGTCAAGATATGCATGGAGCAGCATCGTCTTACCCGAAGCGCCTACGGTGGACGGCGTGCCGGAGGCCGAATCAGAAGGGGTATGGGAGAGTGACGGTACTGGAGCTGCAGGCTTCGCGGGCAAAGAGATATCCACCGGCTGCGTCAATTCGACACTCCAGCTCGTTCCGGCCTGCAACCGCTCCGGATGATACGGAAGCTGGCTGTAGAGAAGCTGCTTCAGCCGTTCTCCCTTGCCCGGCGCAGTCAGCTCTTCTCCCGCACCGCGCAGGATGCCGATCCCCGCGTCCCATTCCTGATGAATGATTCCGCCGTGCTGCGGAGCCGGTGCCAGACTCAACAAAGGAGCGCCGTCATTTGCCGTTGCCGTCACCAGCGGCACGGCTGCGCCATCAGCCGTCCAGAGCTCGTCCAGCTGCACTACCGCCTTGTGAAACGGCGTGAAGTCTCCGTTGAGCCGCGCATCCACTCTGCGCGAATGGTCAGGAGGAAGCTCTACGATCCGTCCATGCACGCGCGTACCTGCTGGCAGCACCAGAGCCCCATCCACATACACTGGGAAGACCAGCGTAGTTGCCAGATCCTCGCCCTGCCGCACTGGAACAGCCCGGACCAGCCTGACCTGCAAAGGTGTCCCCGCGGGAATCGTCGTGTGCATTCCCACCTGCCCCATGCAGGGCCATGATGCCGCGCATCCGGCCAGCGGAAGCATCAGCCATCGAGCATTTTTAGACATCTGAATCCTCGAAGAGCCGACGCTATCGAGAGCGACAGCAGAACATCCGCACCTGGCCCTTTCTCAAAATCTAGCGATGCCTCCTGAAGACAGCCTTAAGACCTGCTTACGATTCTTCAGCATGCCCGCGTTACCCTGAAGACAGCATGAAACTCACCGTCGCCATTACCGGTGCCAGCGGCTCGGTTTTTGCCCGCGAACTTTTGCGCGCGCTCGACGCCGATCCGCGCGTCGTACACATGGACTTCGTCGCCTCGCAAAGCGCCCTGCGCGTCGCCGCAGAAGAACTCGCATTCAGCGGGCGCAATGATTTTGTCGAGAAGCTGCTCGGACACGCCTCGGAGAAGATCGTCCAGCACAATGACTCCGACATCGGAGCCTCGATCGCCAGCGGCAGCTATCCTTCCGACGGCATGATCGTACTGCCTTGCAGCATGGGCACACTGGCCTCGATTGCCAACGGCCTCGCGCAGTCACTCATCGAGCGAGCCGCAGACGTTGTCCTCAAGGAGCGCCGGCCGCTCATCCTCTGTGTGCGCGAGACACCTTTCAACAAGATTCATCTGCGCAACATGACTCTGGCCGCCGATGCCGGAGCCACAATCTTCCCGGTGATCCCTTCGTTCTACAACCAGCCTGTCGACTCGGATGAGATGGCGCGCCAGTTCGTCTACCGCGTCCTGGCCCATCTTGGACTCCCTCAATCCGATGCCTATATATGGAAAGGGACGCCGTAACGGTGCATGTTCTACCGCCGCAAAAAACGGCGCCGCACCAGCACCAGTACAACCACCACGGCAAACAACAGCAACACTGGCCGAAGCCGCATCTCTCACTCCCCTTTACATTCCCGGCTCGCGCAATTCCTGCAGGTGGAACAGCATGCTGCCGGGCGGTGCCGTTTCATCCTGAACACCGGGCTTCAACACGACATTCACCTTACCGGTACCTGCAGATACATGGTTCACCAGCACCTGCGCACTCTGCGCCTGCAGATACACCAGATCTAACTCGCTATTGCCCGACCAGCGGAGATCCACGCCATAGGCACGGTCGTTACG belongs to Silvibacterium dinghuense and includes:
- a CDS encoding radical SAM protein gives rise to the protein MKTSELLQAWSRILTGRAPSLSIEITKECPLRCPGCYAFDDDHLGTGTSIRSLADYKGEELIQRVLALVDEKKPVHLSIVGGDPLVRYRELDSLLPQLGARGIHVQLVTSAFRVIPKEWMEIPGLYVVVSIDGLQPEHDARRKPATYERILKSIADARVTIHSTITAQIAGRPGYLEKFLRFWSAQPQIQRVWFSLFTPQRGATDPEILSPAQRAEVAVELKRLRRLFPILEMGDQLIDEIHTPPSSPDQCIFARTTETISADLKTRITPCQFGGDPDCSQCGCIASMGLAAVGHHGLVSSLTVGDLFLASDRVGQAWKRVQEWFQPAPTNQPELSPFKIL
- a CDS encoding TMEM175 family protein → MTAENSAMKTSRLEAFSDGVIAVIITIMVLELHVPHQDGIAGLWSVAPRLGIYLLSFLAVGIYWINHHELLRRTEQADYPMLWANLVFLFALSLIPYFVDYLDDKQFSSFATVLYEIAMLFAGFAFYVLRWTILKMQARIGVLTVGDRNEFWKHRLSLLLYLVSIAVAYYRPWISLALNSVVTVVWIIPQMGVKDCNADEANIAASLEGRH
- a CDS encoding class II aldolase/adducin family protein, which produces MEDRSEASHDAALPGSFFPAESSARYEATVRRDIVRFGRWLARLGYTPGTSGNLSVRMPGGNILVTPTGVSKALLRSADMVLVDPEGRHLAGKRKATSELGMHLAVYHLREDVRAVVHAHPPLATAFACTGRALDEMLCQEAAMALGPVPLAVYATTGTAEVAASLEPLIPGHQAILMANHGAVSYGTSVADAFYKMETVEHLAQIRLAVHQLGTPQPLTQRQLEQLVFARHRYMQNAG
- a CDS encoding UbiX family flavin prenyltransferase, with amino-acid sequence MKLTVAITGASGSVFARELLRALDADPRVVHMDFVASQSALRVAAEELAFSGRNDFVEKLLGHASEKIVQHNDSDIGASIASGSYPSDGMIVLPCSMGTLASIANGLAQSLIERAADVVLKERRPLILCVRETPFNKIHLRNMTLAADAGATIFPVIPSFYNQPVDSDEMARQFVYRVLAHLGLPQSDAYIWKGTP